The Brachionichthys hirsutus isolate HB-005 chromosome 8, CSIRO-AGI_Bhir_v1, whole genome shotgun sequence genome contains a region encoding:
- the cfap57 gene encoding cilia- and flagella-associated protein 57 has product MASVVAQSHFIFGLRTGVNNNLCYIDEQTLVFPSGNNCVCYNTVQRCQRFIPGSENSRGMHAMAVSANRRYLAVSERGEKATVTVFDLQHERGRKRKVLTAGDASIGEFVCMAFSPDSKYLIGQTGAPEWTLIFWLWEKQKILATVKTSSSSSPVSQVSFNPHNNTQLCASGAGVFKLFRYSEGALKQSCFPKVASFNFLCHAWLTEERVIAGTDGGRLLVFESGNLRREIDVAAQGRSDRLAEVKKIKDSGGDEGPGAAPCVRALLSHSGGFACSLGSGSVCLFEKNEEDSFTLSREIRIAPEPDGEELTPADGREIQTMCMSPAEEAVSISTDGGQLYTFSLSSGETNKLHEEDARFDFLLQPFHSRSITGLSLCIRKPVVATSSLDRSVRIWNYETKTLELCKEFQEEAHSVALHPTGFSVLVGFSDKLRLMHLLVDDIRTFQEFSVRGCRECAFSRGGHMFAAADGTVIHIYSVTSLENVLNLKGHNGKVRGIEWSRDDSRLVSCGMDGAVYEWNTQTAKLESESVLKSCSYTGVAFSSDCKTILAVGTDLTLKEIQDCQVLREVPAAEAAHTAVAVSRSSRVVFTGTSSGTIRAIKYPLPTEKDWLTYQAHCGPVTKMAITFDDQFLLTASEDGCLSMWKIVDKEGRGLRSVRRVVHTEEILVTKSDLEEKAQSALELKTRLEALQMENEYHLRLKDMNYNERMRELSDTLTQQIELLKTSEQALRTQMDKQDRENQQSSAQIAARHAEELKRLESSSSQKLIVEHERYQDLQHECQRLQEDYENRLEAAEESKTQALEELTQRYEVPLQEKTRLVVQCQEEAQQEILMFKEIVKQVEEDEERIIHDVKVKYERKLLAEKKSNSNLKGEAGAMTQKFYSLKKQLDERDAEMNAMKHERQKLLGLIRSLESDIEDLKRQISGHERTNQDKDKTISTLKKKNQELEKLKFVLDFQLNEFKKQIEPQQDDIAEKKERIRQLEEELLQISGSNTHLKLTASDLRLKLRAREKEVQKETQKVKDMETRLQRLKSDLHTCVSFIQEPRKLKDSVQAIHARYVAQSDGVDRSSDDEDDVQAFRQQREHLEKTVSSLKSRLAKSAEEHDKVHAKITKENVTLITEINELRKELSLTKTRVKEHEAQLAAVTRKTNKTRVKSEEGPKQEERH; this is encoded by the exons ATGGCCTCTGTTGTCGCGCAGTCCCATTTCATCTTCGGGCTGCGAACAGGGGTGAATAATAATTTGTGTTACATCGATGAGCAAACTTTAGTTTTCCCCAGCGGAAACAACTGCGTGTGCTACAACACCGTCCAAAGATGTCAGCGGTTCATCCCAG GCTCAGAGAACAGCCGGGGCATGCACGCCATGGCCGTCAGCGCCAACAGACGCTACCTGGCGGTGTCAGAGCGTGGCGAGAAGGCCACGGTCACCGTGTTCGACCTGCAGCACGAgcggggcaggaagaggaaggtccTGACGGCAGGAGACGCTTCTATTGGAGAGTTCGTTTGCATGGCGTTCTCCCCCGATTCCAAGTACCTGATTGGCCAGACGGGCGCCCCGGAGTGGACGCTGATCTTCTGGCTTTGGGAGAAACAGAAGATCCTTGCGACGGTGAAGACCAGTAGCTCAAGCAGTCCCGTCAGCCAG GTCAGCTTCAACCCTCACAACAACACGCAGCTCTGTGCGAGCGGCGCCGgcgtcttcaagcttttccgCTACTCGGAGGGAGCCCTGAAGCAGAGCTGCTTCCCCAAGGTCGCGTCCTTCAACTTCCTGTGCCACGCCTGGCTGACGGAGGAGCGCGTAATCGCCGGGACGGACGGCGGCCGGCTGCTGGTGTTTGAATCCGGAAACCTGAGGAGAGAGATAGACGTGGCTGCTCAGGGGCGATCCGATAG GCTGGCGGAGGTGAAGAAGATCAAGGACTCCGGCGGCGATGAAGGCCCCGGCGCCGCCCCCTGCGTCAGAGCCCTTCTGTCCCACTCCGGGGGCTTCGCTTGCTCTCTCGGGTCCGGCTCAGTCTGTCTATTTGAGAAGAACGAGGAGGACAGTTTCACGCTGAGCAGGGAGATACGG ATCGCTCCTGAGCCGGACGGCGAGGAGCTGACCCCGGCGGACGGCCGGGAGATCCAGACCATGTGCATGAGTCCAGCCGAGGAGGCCGTGTCCATCAGCACGGACGGGGGACAGCTGTACACCTTCAGCCTGTCCTCTGGGGAGACCAACAAACTGCACGAG GAAGACGCGCGTTtcgacttcctgctgcagccctTCCACTCCAGGTCCATCACCGGTTTGTCCCTCTGCATCCGGAAGCCGGTTGTAGCCACGAGTTCCCTGGACCGCTCCGTCCGCATCTGGAACTACGAAACCAA AACCCTGGAGCTGTGCAAGGAGTTCCAGGAGGAGGCCCACAGCGTGGCGCTGCACCCCACGGGCTTCTCCGTCCTGGTGGGCTTCTCCGACAAGCTCAGGCTGATGCACCTGCTCGTCGACGACATCCGCACCTTCCAGGAGTTCAGCGTGCGTGGCTGCAGAGAG TGTGCCTTTAGCCGGGGAGGCCACATGTTTGCAGCCGCCGACGGGACCGTCATCCACATCTACTCGGTCACCTCGTTAGAAAACGTCCTCAACCTGAAGGGCCACAACGGAAAG GTTCGGGGCATCGAATGGAGCCGCGACGACAGCCGGCTGGTGTCGTGCGGGATGGACGGCGCCGTGTACGAGTGGAACACGCAGACCGCCAAACTCGAGTCCGAGAGCGTCCTCAAGTCCTGCAGCTACACGGGCGTCGCCTTCTCCTCCGACTGCAAGACGATCCTGGCTGTGGGAACGGACCTGACCCTGAAGGAGATCCAGGACTGTCAG GTGCTGAGGGAGGTTCCTGCCGCTGAGGCGGCTCACACCGCCGTGGCAGTGTCCCGCTCCAGTAGGGTCGTCTTCACCGGGACGTCCAGCGGAACCATCAGAGCCATTAAGTACCCGTTACCCACCGAGAAGGACTGGCTCACGTACCAGGCTCACTGTGGCCCCGTCACCAAG ATGGCGATCACGTTCGACGATCAGTTCCTGCTGACGGCATCTGAGGACGGTTGCCTGTCGATGTGGAAGATCGTCGATAAGGAAGGCCGAGGACTGAGGAGCGTCCGGCGGGTCGTCCACACCGAAGAGATCCTGGTCACCAAGTcggacctggaggagaag GCCCAGAGCGCGCTGGAGCTGAAGACGCGTCTGGAGGCGCTGCAGATGGAGAACGAGTATCACCTCCGCCTGAAGGACATGAACTACAACGAGAGGATGAGGGAGCTCTCCGACACGTTGACCCAGCAAATAGAGCTCCTGAAGACATCGGAGCAG GCCTTGAGGACGCAGATGGACAAGCAGGACCGAGAGAACCAGCAGAGTTCTGCACAGATCGCTGCAAGACATGCCGAAGAACTGAAGCGTTTGG AGTCGTCCTCCAGCCAGAAGCTGATTGTGGAGCACGAGCGATACCAGGATCTGCAGCACGAATGTCAAAGACTGCAGGAAGACTACGAGAACCGGCTGGAGGCTGCGGAGGAGAGCAAAACCCAAGCCCTGGAGGAGCTGACTCAGCGCTACGAGGTCCCGCTGCAGGAGAAGACCCGGCTGGTGGTTCAG TGCCAGGAGGAGGCTCAGCAGGAGATCCTGATGTTTAAGGAGATCGTAAAACAAGtcgaggaggatgaggagaggataATCCACGACGTCAAAGTCAAGTATGAGAGGAAGCTGCTCGCCGAGAAGAAGTCCAACAGCAACCTGAAGGGAGAAGCGGGCGCCATGACGCAGAAG TTCTACAGTCTGAAGAAGCAGCTCGACGAAAGGGACGCGGAGATGAACGCGATGAAGCACGAGCGGCAGAAGCTGCTGGGGCTGATCCGGTCCCTGGAGAGCGACATCGAGGACCTGAAGAGGCAAATATCGGGACACGAGAGGACCAACCAGGACAAG GATAAAACCATCTCCaccttgaagaagaagaaccaggagctggagaagctgaAGTTTGTCCTCGACTTCCAGTTGAACGAGTTCAAGAAACAGATCGAGCCTCAGCAAGACGACATCGCCGAGAAGAAGGAGCGCATCCGTCAG ctggaggaggagctgctgcagatcaGCGGGAGCAACACTCACCTGAAGCTGACCGCCTCCGACCTGAGGCTCAAGCTGAGGGCCAGAGAGAAGGAGGTCCAGAAGGAGACGCAGAAA GTGAAGGACATGGAGACACGCCTCCAGCGGCTCAAGTCCGACCTCCACACCTGCGTGAGCTTCATCCAGGAGCCGAGGAAGCTGAAGGACAGCGTGCAGGCCATCCACGCCAGATACGTGGCGCAGTCTGACGGG GTGGACAGAAGCAGCGATGACGAAGACGACGTCCAGGCGTTCCGTCAGCAGCGCGAACACCTGGAGAAGACCGTGAGCAGCCTGAAGTCCAGGCTCGCCAAGTCGGCCGAGGAGCACGACAAAGTCCACGCCAAGATCACGAAG GAGAACGTGACTCTGATCACAGAGATCAACGAGCTGCGGAAGGAGCTGAGTCTGACGAAGACTCGGGTCAAAGAGCACGAAGCCCAGCTGGCGGCGGTGACGAGGAAGACCAACAAGACGCGCGTCAAGTCAGAGGAGGGGCCCAAACAAGAAGAACGCCATTAA
- the nuf2 gene encoding kinetochore protein Nuf2, producing MAENTFPLYGVDDIVNFYRTEVLAGLIKSDLTPTPKPETVQKLYMGVLHLLYRFRPECHSMVPLLENIQNPAYHEGVTAIMSVYIRMQQFLPTCMVYDFSLNDLLAPKKQRTLLVLSGIMNFLHFRMQRMEVMLEKQAKLRADKDRLQVYTKGNVEAEKKIEMLMFIPPEQQAEADELAAALSGLQAKTVHECQEVNVEKESIAEWKSNIAAKTQKVAQRNVDISSLKEDVVKLKSQIVESPEELKSQMERMREKVKNIKNSMEEAGERGVELQNMVQNTTQNEQEIQQMFNRLQDLESSMNNTKKQQEENQELMAQSEKEQKELKNLCVEESQLKRALAMKLDKQSKQNIRRQKTREMREQHVQDVLGNCNQIHQKREEMAERIQEISGETQQLKVKTQNLRNTCSEETGRAQVLYDAVSTAMEELHRRIMTNAADLKNDAVKMSGNFY from the exons ATGGCGGAGAATACATTCCCCCTCTATGGCGTGGATGACATAGTCAACTTTTATCGAACGGAAGTTCTCGCCGGTCTGATAAAGAGCGACCTGACTCCAACTCCGAAG CCAGAGACGGTTCAGAAGTTGTACATGGGAGTTCTGCATCTCCTGTATCGCTTTAGGCCCGAGTGTCACTCCATG GTTCCGCTTTTAGAGAACATTCAGAATCCAGCCTATCACGAGGGGGTGACGGCCATCATGAGCGTCTACATCCGCAT GCAGCAATTTCTACCCACGTGCATGGTGTATGATTTTTCACTGAACGACCTTCTCGCTCCGA AAAAACAGAGGACCCTGCTTGTCTTGAGCGGCATCATGAACTTTCTTCACTTCAGGATGCAGAGGATGGAAGTGATGCTGGAGAAGCAGGCTAAACTT agGGCAGACAAGGACCGGCTGCAGGTTTACACCAAAGGCAATGTGGAAGCGGAGAAGAAGATTGAGATGCTGAT GTTCATCCCCCCAGAGCAGCAGGCCGAAGCCGACGAGCTGGCCGCCGCGCTCTCCGGCCTGCAGGCCAAAACCGTGCACGAATGTCAGGAAGTG AACGTGGAGAAAGAGAGCATCGCAGAGTGGAAGAGCAACATCGCAGCGAAGACCCAGAAAGTG gCTCAGAGAAACGTGGACATCAGCAGCTTGAAGGAAGACGTCGTCAAACTGAAGTCTCAGATCGTGGAGTCTCCGGAGGAGCTGAAGAGTCAgatggagaggatgagggagaaaGTGAAGAACATCAAGAACTCCATG GAAGAAGCCGGCGAGCGCGgggtggagctgcagaacaTGGTGCAGAACACGACCCAGAACGAGCAGGAGATCCAGCAGATGTTCAACCGGCTGCAGGACCTGGAGAGCAGCATGAACAACACcaagaagcagcaggaggag AACCAGGAACTGATGGCTCAGAGCgagaaggagcagaaggagcTGAAGAACCTTTGCGTGGAGGAGAGCCAGCTGAAGCGAGCTCTCGCCATGAAGCTGGACAAACAGTCCAAGCAGAACATCCGCCGGCAGAAGACGCGCGAGATGAGGGAGCAGCATGTCCAGGATGTTCTGGG GAACTGCAACCAGATCCATCAGAAGCGTGAGGAGATGGCTGAGAGGATCCAGGAGATCTCCGGCGAGACGCAGCAGCTGAAGGTCAAGACCCAGAACCTGAGGAACACCTGCAGCGAGGAGACGGGGCGGGCTCAG GTCCTGTACGACGCCGTGTCCACGGCGATGGAGGAGCTGCACCGGAGGATCATGACGAACGCCGCCGACCTGAAAAACGACGCCGTAAAGATGTCTGGAAACTTTTAttga
- the ap5b1 gene encoding AP-5 complex subunit beta-1, with translation MTANWAGRISAFSASPSGVLSGTTAEAFLAELLRELRDDRASYGVKVLLLSPLCEHPALLCPSGAVGEETALELMSVFVSCPPKSVQFRCHLLLALTSVLVCSCCCSSGSRASRDFLELLLQIAQDNGDLQGDGALRAVRATACDCLRELEACSPGLLAQRLELLGGLRQREASWIHQAYAGLQTLALRNAVYQLAQETGAGAEHLKALLAGNTAERDSSPVNNADSAILSSLTLGTMDTVPTLQTGPDCKELRSVLSSLLEDSYLLTPLCQAALLHRLTEVVAMVPGVPPVIFRAQLLRLLGTSELCLFHTTLLMKGAFTDSLFSAEDEAFLLKRLVLLSQHPLRSPPEKLFFMDCILHFPENRPIGCGDETLPVLLTPALASALAPTVFDDGATMLARLKLLSLVHLEEAEQAEGEEEEEEEEGGGLGYLYEHLASLRRIVEDGGSGEIVVTFFRSAFLFLFYFCHVERYAGGLVEALAQLYLRHTHLAPHLINLADQTQDKLAQSGWAVALLKALQGVVTGAPLVGTPPRDLHRHLRILARVAEEGEIPQQRTLRFLSDLITPSSSPTCASGDWRLGNGLLGVCRHLLVHPSLDSLLLPLADVLLHLAGRHGDTDVQDHARLYYALLTTLSREKLAGVLAHGRTEGGRQAKLRTLSSMMAEGEGLTSALTIHQAEKAVLVLSESPSEPPEETPADTNPNATASRPAEATAALDAYRAQFDDPSFASEIAVRYQLTRVDAGDARFDQIFSVCLRFSLTDGHYEELSNISVPCLFRDRPAPKVTLRLKPRRPRPTTLHASAVFTAQDGLTWFTDLPDVHLAFQQVFGSVPAPPSWGRGEKRSLFEGLWDRISRESGEEGSAGAASLFCCRLDQAALIALVTEHFLPYLVSDPSDEELRVFLFLPPQSHLLLKIRSEEDAAHFNIATDDWLLLPHMNSYLLNITALQGNAQL, from the exons ATGACCGCGAACTGGGCCGGGAGGATCTCGGCTTTCTCCGCCAGTCCTTCCGGTGTCCTCTCCGGGACCACCGCGGAGGCTTTCCTGGCGGAGTTGCTCCGTGAGCTCCGAGACGACAGAGCAAGTTACGGCGTGAAG GTCCTCCTGCTCTCCCCGCTGTGTGAGCACCCGGCTCTGCTGTGCCCGTCGGGCGCCGTGGGGGAGGAGACGGCCCTGGAGCTCATGTCGGTGTTTGTCAGTTGTCCTCCCAAGTCCGTCCAGTTTCGCTGCCACCTCCTCCTGGCCCTCACCTCCGTCCtcgtctgctcctgctgctgctcctccggctCCCGTGCATCTCGAGACTTCCTGGAGCTTCTGCTGCAGATCGCCCAGGACAACGGCGATCTCCAGGGCGACGGCGCCCTCCGCGCCGTGCGGGCCACGGCCTGCGACTGCCTGCGGGAGCTGGAGGCCTGCTCGCCCGGCCTCCTCGCCCAGCGCCTGGAGCTTTTGGGCGGGCTCCGGCAGCGAGAGGCCTCCTGGATCCACCAGGCCTACGCGGGGCTGCAAACGCTGGCGTTGAGGAACGCCGTTTATCAGCTCGCCCAGGAAACGGGCGCCGGGGCGGAACATCTCAAGGCTCTTCTGGCGGGGAACACAGCGGAGCGAGACTCCAGCCCCGTGAACAACGCGGACTCGGCcatcctgtcctccctcaccctGGGAACCATGGATACGGTGCCGACCCTGCAGACCGGGCCCGACTGTAAGGAGCTGCGCTCCGTCCTGTCCTCCCTCCTGGAGGACTCCTACCTCCTCACTCCTCTGTGTCAGGCCGCGCTGCTCCATCGGCTGACGGAGGTGGTTGCCATGGTGCCGGGCGTTCCTCCAGTCATATTCAGAGCTCAGCTGCTGCGTCTGTTGGGCACGAGCGAG CTTTGCCTGTTCCACACCACGCTGCTGATGAAGGGTGCGTTCACGGACAGCTTGTTCAGCGCGGAGGACGAAGCCTTCCTCCTCAAGCGGCTGGTCCTCCTCTCCCAGCACCCCCTGCGGAGCCCCCCCGAGAAGCTCTTCTTCATGGACTGCATCCTCCACTTCCCGGAGAACCGGCCGATCGGCTGCGGCGACGAGACGCTCCCCGTGCTGCTGACGCCGGCGTTAGCCTCTGCTTTAGCGCCTACCGTGTTCGACGACGGCGCCACCATGCTGGCCCGCCTGAAGCTGCTGTCTCTGGTTCacctggaggaggcggagcaagcggagggggaggaggaggaggaggaggaggagggcggggggCTGGGCTACCTGTACGAACACCTCGCCTCGCTGCGCCGCATCGTGGAAGACGGAGGCAGCGGCGAGATCGTGGTGACCTTCTTCAGAtccgccttcctcttcctcttctactTCTGTCACGTGGAGCGGTACGCCGGCGGCCTGGTGGAGGCGCTGGCTCAGCTCTACCTCCGCCACACCCACCTGGCGCCGCACCTCATCAACCTGGCCGACCAGACGCAGGACAAGCTCGCCCAGTCCGGCTGGGCCGTCGCGCTCCTGAAGGCGCTCCAGGGAGTCGTTACCGGCGCCCCCCTCGTCGGGACCCCCCCGCGAGATCTCCACCGGCACCTCAGGATACTGGCTCGGGTGGCGGAGGAAGGGGAAATCCCCCAGCAGCGCACCCTTCGCTTCCTGTCCGACCTCATCACGCCATCCTCCTCTCCAACGTGCGCGAGCGGCGACTGGCGCCTGGGGAACGGCCTGCTGGGGGTGTGCCGGCACCTCCTCGTCCACCCCAGCTTGGACTcgctgctcctccccctggcCGACGTCCTGCTGCACCTCGCCGGCCGCCACGGAGACACGGACGTCCAGGACCACGCCCGCCTCTATTACGCCCTCCTGACCACGCTGTCCCGGGAGAAGCTGGCCGGAGTGTTGGCGCACGGCAGGACCGAGGGGGGCCGTCAGGCGAAGCTGCGGACGCTGTCCTCTATGATGgccgagggggaggggcttacaAGCGCTCTGACCATTCACCAGGCAGAGAAGGCCGTGCTTGTGCTGAGCGAATCCCCGTCCGAGCCTCCGGAGGAAACGCCCGCCGATACGAACCCGAACGCGACGGCGAGCCGTCCCGCGGAGGCGACGGCAGCCCTGGACGCCTACAGAGCTCAGTTTGACGATCCGAGCTTCGCCTCTGAAATCGCCGTCCGCTACCAGCTGACCCGCGTCGACGCCGGCGACGCCCGCTTCGACCAGATCTTCAGCGTCTGCCTCCGTTTCAGCCTCACAGACGGCCACTACGAAGAGCTGAGCAACATCAGCGTCCCGTGTCTCTTCAGGGACAGGCCGGCACCGAAGGTGACCCTGAGGCTGAAGCCCCGGCGGCCCCGCCCCACCACCCTCCACGCCAGCGCCGTGTTCACCGCTCAGGACGGGCTCACCTGGTTCACCGACCTGCCGGACGTCCACCTGGCCTTCCAGCAGGTCTTCGGTTCTGTCCCCGCGCCCCCGTCCTGGGGACGCGGCGAGAAACGAAGCCTCTTTGAGGGTTTATGGGACAGAATCAGCCGCGAGAGCGGCGAGGAGGGGTCGGCCGGCGCCGCCAGCCTGTTCTGCTGTCGGCTGGATCAGGCGGCTCTGATCGCCTTGGTGACGGAGCACTTCCTCCCGTACCTCGTATCGGATCCGTCTGACGAGGAGCTCCGAGTGTTTCTGTTCCTCCCGCCTCAGTCTCACCTGCTGCTGAAGATCAGGTCGGAGGAAGACGCCGCCCACTTCAACATCGCCACCgatgattggctgctgctgccacacATGAATTCTTATCTACTGAACATCACAGCCTTACAGGGGAACGCCCAGCTCTGA
- the c8h1orf50 gene encoding uncharacterized protein C1orf50 homolog: MDMAVSLPHQPDKTTTVTLVERSGAPSGLEPVSSYQTNRVGDPMDLVALATQVQKGDDFIKANACNKLTVIADQIRYLQEQAKKVLEEAKRDADLHHAACNIVKKPGNVYYLYQRPSGQKYFSIISPKEWGASCPHTFIGAFKLQHDMSWTPLDEVKKRSSELAALDKLISQKAALPSSTESLFRGLTE; encoded by the exons atggacATGGCGGTTAGCCTTCCGCACCAGCCCGACAAAACCACTACAG TGACTCTGGTTGAGCGCAGCGGCGCCCCCAGCGGGTTGGAACCGGTCAGTTCATATCAGACCAACAGAGTCGGTGACCCCATGGACCTGGTCGCCCTGGCAACACAAGTCCAGAAG GGAGACGATTTCATCAAAGCCAACGCATGCAACAAGCTAACAGTGATCGCTGACCAGATCAGATACCTGCAGGAGCAAGCAAAAAAG GTTTTAGAAGAGGCTAAAAGAGACGCTGATCTCCACCATGCTGCCTGTAATATAGTGAAGAAACCAGGAAACGTATATTATCTGTACCAGCGGCCATCCGGACAGAAATACTTCTCTATTATCTCTCCTAAG GAATGGGGTGCAAGCTGTCCTCACACCTTCATCGGTGCGTTCAAACTTCAACACGACATGTCTTGGACCCCTTTAGacgaggtgaagaagaggagctctGAACTCGCCGCCCTGGACAAACTTATCAGCCAGAAGGCTGCCTTGCCGTCCTCCACAGAATCTCTCTTCAGGGGCCTCACCGAGTAG